Proteins co-encoded in one Prunus persica cultivar Lovell chromosome G6, Prunus_persica_NCBIv2, whole genome shotgun sequence genomic window:
- the LOC109949663 gene encoding uncharacterized protein LOC109949663: MGFVFPGWPYSYCYYHLKQNLISKYPKSGYGKLLQDRVINLFSRCAYAVMEEEFKVAMEELVIVGSSKVKAFISHLSRDHYANAFFKGMRYGEMANSLAESFNNWVGVFRDLPVLPLIEGIRQKLMQRTCSCRLWQIDGFPCTHAVAAILAKRDSVYDYVECYYKTDFFRKAYESPIFPIPDIGKGFGNNGSAAGVALPPITKRPAGRPPTKRIKVFGEFKRPLKCSRYSVAGHNRKTCKAII; this comes from the exons ATGGGGTTTGTGTTTCCCGGATGGCCTTATTCTTACTGTTATTATCACCTCAAACAGAATTTGATATCAAAGTACCCGAAGTCAGGTTATGGGAAACTGCTCCAAGACCgtgttatcaatttatttagtagATGCGCATATGCTGTTATGGAGGAAGAGTTTAAGGTAGCAATGGAGGAGTTGGTGATTGTTGGGAGTTCGAAAGTGAAGGCATTTATATCTCATTTGTCTAGAGATCACTATGCCAACGCATTTTTCAAAGGAATGCGTTATGGGGAGATGGCAAACAGTTTAGCGGAGTCCTTTAATAATTGGGTTGGTGTGTTTCGAGATTTGCCGGTGCTACCTTTGATAGAAGGGATTCGACAGAAATTGATG CAAAGGACTTGTTCTTGCCGTCTTTGGCAAATTGACGGTTTTCCTTGCACACATGCGGTGGCTGCAATCCTAGCAAAGAGAGATTCAGTTTATGATTACGTGGAGTGTTACTACAAAACCGACTTCTTTCGAAAAGCCTATGAGAGTCCTATTTTTCCTATTCCAGATATTGGGAAAGGATTTGGCAACAATGGTTCTGCAGCTGGAGTTGCGCTTCCGCCAATTACAAAGAGGCCAGCCGGAAGACCACCAACAAAGaggatcaaagtttttggtgaatttaaaaGGCCATTGAAATGCAGTCGATACAGTGTTGCTGGGCACAATAGGAAGACTTGCAAGGCTATTATATGA
- the LOC109949664 gene encoding uncharacterized protein LOC109949664 has protein sequence MAEKPESLKFEILLRWTLTQEASQPDATNPIPDPPKGTSLHDSIPVDLQQSSDEDEGQKKPTKKKLGWGQRKVWQKIPKADKERIEKHYLSTQPRDNFWAGLNDEKVTNHDLKDIVWDLELSQNVIEAYIQIEEDKIEPMQTESPQYMSTWTWVSIILKIQNCLNRQCTAVFEKYILTNCHSMISGLHAKLPRAILAQVPV, from the exons ATGGCGGAAAAACCAGAGTCGCTTAAATTCGAGATTCTACTTCGGTGGACT TTAACACAAGAGGCATCTCAGCCCGATGCCACAAATCCAATTCCTGATCCCCCAAAAGGAACAAGCCTTCATGATTCAATACCTGTAGATCTGCAACAATCaagtgatgaagatgaaggacaaaaaaagccaacaaagaaaaaactaggATGGGGTCAGAGGAAGGTGTGGCAGAAAATTCCAAAGGCGGACAAggaaagaattgaaaaacacTACTTAAGTACTCAACCTCG TGATAACTTTTGGGCAGGACTCAATGATGAGAAAGTGACAAACCATGATCTCAAAGATATTGTATGGGACCTGGAACTGTCACAAAAC GTTATTGAGGCCTATATCCAAATAGAGGAGGATAAAATAGAGCCCATGCAGACAGAGAGTCCACAGTACATGTCTACATGGACTTGGGTaagtattattttgaaaattcaaaattgtttaaacagacaatgcactgcagttttcgaaaaatatatactaacAAATTGCCATTCTATGATATCAGGCTTACATGCAAAGCTTCCAAGAGCCATCTTGGCACAGGTTCCTGTATGA